ATGAACCCGATCGACCACCCGCACGGTGGTGGTGAGGGTAAGACCTCTGGTGGTCGCCACCCGGTCAGCCCCTGGGGCCAGGCCGAGGGACGCACGCGTCGCCCCAACAAGGAGAGCGACAAGATGATCGTTCGCCGCCGCCGTTCCGGCAAGAAGCGCTGATAGGAGCCTTTCGAGAATGCCTCGCAGTCTGAAGAAGGGTCCCTTCGTCGACGACCACCTGCAGAAAAAGGTGGACGTTCAGAACGAGAAGGGGACCAAGACAGTCATCCGGACCTGGTCCCGGCGCTCGATGATCGTGCCCGACATGCTCGGTCACACGATCGCCGTGCACGACGGCCGCAAGCACGTCCCGGTGTTCGTCACCGAGTCGATGATCGGTCACAAGCTGGGCGAGTTCGCCCCCACCCGCACGTTCCGCGGACACGAGAAGGACGACCGCAAGGGTCGCCGGCGCTGATCGCGCCCACCCAAGCAGTCAGAAGCGACAGAAGGTAGGAAGTAGCGATGGAAGCCAAGGCGCAGGCGCGGTATGTCCGTGTCACGCCCATGAAGGCCCGCCGCGTCGTCGACCTCATCCGCGGGAAGCAGGCGCCGCAGGCGATCGCCACGCTGGAGTTCGCTCCGCAGGCCGCCAGCGAGCCGGTGCTCAAGGTCGTGCAGAGCGCGATCGCGAACGCACGGGTGAAGGCCGCTGCCGCGTCCGAGGCGTTCGACGAGCGCACCCTGGTCATCCAGGAGGCTTACGTGGACGAGGGCCCGACGCTCAAGCGGTTCCGGCCGCGGGCACAGGGCCGGGCGTACCGGATCCGTAAGCGGACCGCCCACATCACTGTGGTCGTCGGTCCGGCCGAGAAGAAGGGCGGCCCCCAGGCCGTCTCCGCGAATGGGAGGACCCGCTAGTGGGCCAGAAGGTCAACCCGCACGGGTTCCGCCTGGGCATCACCACCGAGCACAAGAGCCGGTGGTTCGCTGACAGCACCAAGGGTGGGCAGCGGTACCGCGACTACGTGAAGGAAGACGTCGCGATCCGCAAGCTCATGTCCAAGGGCATGGAGCGGGCCGGCATCAGCCGCGTGGAGATCGAGCGCACCCGGGACCGGGTTCGCGTCGACATCCACACCGCGCGTCCGGGCATCGTCATCGGTCGCCGTGGCGCCGAGGCCGACCGGATCCGTGGCGAGCTCGAGAAGCTCACGGGCAAGCAGGTTCAGCTGAACATCCTCGAGGTGAAGAACCCCGAGGTCGACGCTCAGCTGGTCGCCCAGGGC
The Kineosporia sp. NBRC 101731 genome window above contains:
- the rpsS gene encoding 30S ribosomal protein S19 codes for the protein MPRSLKKGPFVDDHLQKKVDVQNEKGTKTVIRTWSRRSMIVPDMLGHTIAVHDGRKHVPVFVTESMIGHKLGEFAPTRTFRGHEKDDRKGRRR
- the rplV gene encoding 50S ribosomal protein L22, which encodes MEAKAQARYVRVTPMKARRVVDLIRGKQAPQAIATLEFAPQAASEPVLKVVQSAIANARVKAAAASEAFDERTLVIQEAYVDEGPTLKRFRPRAQGRAYRIRKRTAHITVVVGPAEKKGGPQAVSANGRTR